A segment of the Deltaproteobacteria bacterium genome:
CCAAGCTGGTCACTGAGTTCCTCGGCATGCCGAGCGATGTGAAAAACAAGCTGCAAACGGTGCTGAAATCGCCGGTAAAAAAATAACCAACTCAAGCCGAGAAGGAGGAATTGCTATGTTATCCAGGTTCGCCAAGGTCCTCATGCTTTTGACCGCGGGACTGATCCCGACGTTTGGGTGGGCGCAGAGTGAGTCCATCGACGAGCTCTACAAAAAAGCCCTCAAAGAAGGCGGCGTGCTCAATTGCTATTGCTCGCTGGCCCAGATCAACGCCCAAATAATCTATCCGTTGTTCGAGAAGCGATTCCCCGGCATCAAGATCAACCATGTCGATGCCACCTCCGACAAGCTCGCGGCACGGGTTATTGCCGAGGCGCGCGGCGGCAAGGTCATCGCCGATGTCGTCGAGTTCGGCCTCGAAGACATCAACAAGATTCATGAGCAGGGGCTACTGCTCGACAAAGCGCCGCCCGAGGCGGCGGCCTACCCGGCCAACCTCCAGGGGAGCTACTGGGCGGCCAACAACTTGATTTTCTTTGTCGGCGCCTGGAACACCGACAAGGTGAAGAAGGACGAAGAACCAAAGTTCTTCGAGGATTTCGCCGACCCGCGCTGGAAGGGACGGCTGATCGCCGAGCCGCGCGATTATGAGATTCTGATCGGCTTGACGCATAAACATAAAAGCTTCGACAAGGCGCGCGAGATCTTGACGCGGATCGCCGCCAATACCGTGGAGTTCCATCGCGGTCACTCGCAACTGGCCGAGTTGCTGGTGGCGGGCCAGGCGGCGGCCTGCTTTACCTGCTACTCGCACCATTTTCCGGCGCGTAAAAGGAAGGGTGCCCCGGTGGATTACATGTTGTCCGAAGGCGCCGCGGGCATCATCGCCGTATCCGTGCTGAAGTCGGCACCCAACCCCAACACCGCTTGGCTGTTCAGCCGCTGGGCGGCGTCGGAGGAGGGCCAGAGAGTCTATTCCCAGGGCGGCCGGACGCCGGCACATCCGAAGATCGAGCCCAAAGAAAACATCCGGCCCAAAGCGCTCTACCCGGTGGGGGTTGAAGATCTCAAGCAGTGGGCCAAGTATGAAAAGGCGTGGAAGGAAGTCTTCCGCTTGCGCTAGTTCCAGGCAGGACCTAAGTAAGACACGAGGAGGACCAGATGAAACTCTTCAGCGGACTATTAGTGTTGGCGGCGGCGCTCTCTCTTGCCGGCCCGGCGCGGGCGCAGTCGCTCGATGAGCTGCACAAGCTGGCGCTCAAGGAAGGCGGCGTGCTCAACTTCTACGCGACTTTGGCGCAGATCAACGCCCAGCGCATCCTGCCGGTGTTCGAGAAACGCTTTCCCGGCGTCAAGATCAACCATGTCGACGCCACGGCCGACAAGCTGGCGGCGCGGGCTATTACAGAGGCGCGCGGCGGCCGGGTGATCGCCGACTTTTTCCAAATGGCCTTGGAAAGTACGCTGCAAGTCATCGAGCAGAAACTCACGGTCGACTGGCTGCCGCCGGAGGCAGCGGCCTATCCGGCCCATTTCAAGGGCTCCAATTGGCTCGCCGCCGATCTGGTCATTATCATCGGCGCGTGGAACACTGGACTGGTGAGCAAGGCCGATGAGCCCAAGGTGTTCGAAGACTTCGCCGACCCGAAGTGGAAGGGCAAGCTCATCGCCGAAGCCCGCGATGTCGAGCTTCTCATCGCGCTGTCGCGCCACAAGTTCAAAAGCGACGAGAAGGGTGTCGACTACCTGCGCCGGCTGGCGGCCAACAATGTCGAGTTTCATAAGGGCCATTCCGAATTGGCGGAATATTTGACCGCTGGCCAAGCGGCGGCCTGCGCGACTTGCTACGCGCACCATTACCCGCCGCGGATCAAAAGAGGCGCGCCGCTGGGTTACATGCTCGGCGAGGGGATCGCGACGATCACGGCCAACGCGATCGCCAAGGATGCGCCCCATCCCAATACCGCCAAGCTATTTTACCGTTGGGCAGCGAGCGAAGAGGGACAAAGAGCTTTTGCCGAGGGCGGCCGCTTGCCGCCCCATCCGAAAATCGAACCGGTGGAAAAAATTCGTCCGGCGGTGCTCTATCCCATCGGGCTGGAGGAAATCAAAGAATGGCGCCGTTATGAAAAGACCTGGAAGGAAATCTTCAAACTGCGCTGACACTGCTTGACTCCCGGATTTAAGCTGGTATCAACGTCTGACCGTAGTTTCGGACTTTGATTTAAGGGGGATTGCGAGATGAATCGTTCGCTGATGGTTGGGGTGCTCTTGTTGTTAGGGTGGTTTACCGTGGCCGGCCAGGGCCAGGCCCAATCGCTCGACGAACTGCACAAGCTGGCGCTCAAGGAAGGCGGCACGCTCAATTTCTACGCGACTCTCGCCCAGATCAACGCTGAAATTATTCTGCCGATTTTCGAAAAACGCTTCCCAGGCATTAAAGTGAACCATGTCGACGCGACCTCCGACAAATTGGTTGCCCGGGCGGTGAGTGAGGCGCGGGGTGGCAAGACGCTGGGCGATGTGTTTCAGGTACCGCTGGAAAACATCATCCAGCTCCAAGAGCAGGGTTTGATTCTCGATGTTGCCCTGCCGGAATCGTCGGCTTACCCTGACGGACTCAAGGGAGCGTTTTGGACCGCTTCTGACCTGCAGTATTTCGTGGCCGCATGGAACACGGGCTTGGTAAAAAAAGAAGAAGAACCGAAGAGTTTCGACGACTTTCTCCATGCCCGCTGGAAGGGCCGCTTGATCGCCGAGCCGCGCGATCTGGAGATGCTGTTGGCGTTCGCCAAGTATCGCTTCAAGAGCGACGAGAAGGCGATCGACTACTGGCGCAAGATCGCCGCGCACAATGTTGAATTTCACAAAGGCCACTCGCAATTGGCAGAACTCTTGGTTGCCGGCCAGGCCGCTGCCTGTTTGACCTGTTATTCGCACCACTATCCGCTGCGCATGAAAAAGGGCGCGCCGGTCAACATGATGCTGAGCGAAGGTGTCGCCTCGATCAACGGCACGGCGGTCTTCAAGAACGCGCCGCATCCGAATACGGCACTCTTGTTTGCGCGCTGGGTGGCGAGCGAAACGGGCCAAAAGGTGATGGCGCAGGGCGGGCGTAATCCGGCTCATCCGAAGGTGGACCCGATCGACAAGACCAAGACCGATAAGACTTACTTCATTACCGTGGCGGATTTGAAAGAATTTCCCAAGTACGAAAAAATCTGGAAAGAGATCTTCAAGCTGCGTTAAGATTCGGTAGGGACCCTAGGGGAGACTGATGTCGACGATCGCGATACCCAAGACCGCTAAAGAACGCAGCGGTTTCGACCCGGCTCTCCTCGTACCGGTCGTCGGCGCCGGCGTATTGATCTACCTCGCTGTCCTGCCGCTGTTCATGCTTTTCCTGGGCAGCTTCCAGGCCGAGGTCGCGCCGCGCGAGTTCGTCTACACCCTAAAGAACTATCAAAACGCCTACGCCAGCGAGCATACCTACTCGACGTTCGTCAACTCGCTGATCTTTGCCACTGGTTCGTCGCTTCTGACCTTTTTCCTAGGAACGATGTTGGCATGGTTGACCGAACGGACCAACACGCCGCTGAGCACCTTGTTTGTCCCCATCGCGGTGGTGCCGTTGATCTTGCCCGGCGTTTTGGAGTCCATCGCCTGGATCTTTCTCCTGAGTCCGAAGTTTGGCTACGTAAACGTCTGGTTGATGAATATCTTCGGGCTCAGCTCGCCGCCATTCAATGTGTTTTCTCTGCCGGGCATGATCTGGGTTCATTCAGTGGGCCAAGTGCCGCTGGCGTTCTTGATGATGACCGCTGCCTTCAAATCCATGGACCCGTCCCTCGAAGAGTCGGCGATGATGTCCGGCGCCAACACCTGGCAGACGTTCAAGCGCGTGACGCTGCGCTTGCTTGCGCCCACTGCCGGGTCGGTGCTGCTGATTCTCTTTGTGCGCACCCTGGAGTCCTTCGAGACCCCGGCGCTGATCGGCATTCCGGCGCGCATCTACGTTTATACCAGCGAAATTTTCCTAGCCTTCAACGAGTACCCACCCGACTACGGCCGTGGCGGCGCGTTGGCGGTGGGGCTGTTGATCTTGAGCGCAATCGGCGTGTGGCTCTACACCCGTGCCACCAAAGAGGGCAAGAAATTTCAGACCGTCACCGGTAAAGCGTTTCGCCCTCGGCAGTTTGACCTGGGACCGTGGAAGTGGGTGGGGTTTGCGTTTCTGATGGTCTATTTCCTATTCGTCGTGCTGCTACCGTTTTTGGTCCTGTTTTGGGCGTCCTTCCTGCCGTTTTTTGCCAAGCCGAGTTGGGACGCTCTCAGTAAGCTCAGCTTGGACAACTATCGTTACTTGGGAACCTTTAGGCCGTTCTGGCAGGCGATGCAAAACAGCATCCTGCTGGCGACTTTGACCGCCACCGTGGCGATGGTGCTGACCTCGCTGGTGGCGTGGATCGTGTACAAGAGCAAGCTGCGCGGCGCTTGGGTTCTCGACTTCCTCGCCTTTGTGCCGATCACGATTCCGGGCATCGTCATGGGCATGTCGCTGATCTTGCTCTACGTCGCCTTCCCGATTCCGATTTACGGCACGATCTGGGTTCTGCTGATCGCCTACGTGACGCGCTTCATTCCCTACGGCATGAGAGCCTCCTCAGGGTCGATTCTCCAGATTCATAGCGAATTGGAAGAAGCCGCCGCCGCTTCCGGTGCCTCCTGGTGGGAAACGTTCAAGCGCGTGACGCTGCCGCTCCTGCGCCCTGGCTTTGTGGCTGGCTGGATCTACATCTGTATCGTTTCGTTCAGAGAATTTTCCACTTCGGTGCTGCTTGCCACGGGTGAGAGCCGGGTGCTATCTATTTTGCTCTTTACGATGTTTGAGCAGGGCCAAGTGACCATCGTTGCCGCCATCGGTATTTTAATGATCGTGACGCTGCTGGCCGTGGTCGGAATTTTTTATAAGTTAACCGGGCGGGTAGGGATACAAACCTGATGAGAGTTCCGTGTTGCGGGTTTTGGGTTTCGGGTTGGCTCGAAACTCGAAACTCTGAACACGAAACTGAAGGAATCTTCCGTGATCGAAGTTAAGTCGCTCACTAAAATTTACGAAGATGGCTCCAGCGCCGGTGTGAAGGCGGTCAGCGAAGTTTCGTTCACCGTCGAAGAAGGTCGCTTCTATACCCTGCTCGGCCCTTCGGGGTGCGGCAAAACCACGACTCTGCGCTGCATTGCCGGCCTGGAAAAAGCCAATGGCGGCGAGATCCTGGTGGCTGGCCAGAAGGTCTACTCGGGGGAAAATAATACCTACGTGCCGGCATACCGCCGGCCCATTGGCATGGTGTTTCAGAGCTATGCGATCTGGCCGCATCTGACGGTTTTTGAAAACGTCGCTTTTCCGCTGCGGGTCGGTAAACAAAAGGTTGCCAGTGCCGAGATCAAGAAAAAAGTTTCGACCGCCCTGGAGCAAGTGGAGCTGGGCGGCTACGAAGAACGCATGGCAACGCAACTCTCCGGCGGCCAACAGCAGCGCCTCGCCCTGGCCCGCGCGTTGGTGCGCGAGCCCCAGGTTTTGCTGCTCGACGAGCCCCTGAGTAACCTTGACGCCAAGCTGCGCGAGCGCATGCGCTTTGAGCTGCGCGAGCTGCAGCGCCGCCTGCGCATTACAACCCTGTATGTGACCCATGATCAGATCGAAGCCTTGTCCATGTCAAACGTGATTGCCGTGATGAATACCGGTGTGATCGTCCAGGAGGGCGCGCCGCGCGATGTCTACATGGCGCCGAAGAGCAAGTTCGTCGCCAATTTTATTGGCTCCACCAATCAATTGACCGGACAGGTCAAGTCTTTGGAAAACGACGGTCGGGGCAGGGTGAGCACCGACGACGGTGAGCTCGACTGTGGTGTGCTGCAAGGGCTCAAACCTGGCAATAAGGTCGTTGTAGTCGTTCGTCCCGAGAGCGTCAATCTGCATCTAAAAAAACCGGCCAACGCCGACAACGTGCTCGAAGCCAAGATCGGCGCCGCGATGTTTCTCGGCGAGTATCTTGACTGCACCGTGGAGCTTGGCAAAAACGTGTTGCAAACCCATCAGCGCCACTCGCTTGAAGTCCGGCGCGGCGACCCAGTGTGGGTCGAATTGCCCGCCGGCGAATGCATGGCTCTGCCAGCCGAATAACCAACGAGAATCGGGATATTTCTTCCTGCCTTCAAATCCGATCGGTCGACGGTTAGTGTTTCAATCAGAGGGGCGCGGCCTTCGGCTGCACCAATGGAGGTCTCTACCAATGGTCAAAAGCGTCATCGTGGCGGTATTGTTGGCGTGCAACGCTGGCGCGTTGGCACAGGCTCAGGAGCGCTTGAAGATCGCCTACAGCTCGGCCGATTCGACCAACGTCATTTGGTACACGGCCCTGGAGGCAGGCTTTTATAAAAAGCATGGCCTGGATGTCGAGCTTATTTTTATTCCAACTTCGACGACCACGGTGTCCAGCGTGGTTGCAGGCGATATCCAGGTTGCCAACGTTTCGGGCGGTGTGGTTGCCAGTGCCAACGTAGGCGGCGCCAATCTAGTGCTCACCGCTTGCTATATCAACACGCTGCCCTACGAGCTGGTGGTGCATGAATCGATCAAATCAGCTGAGGAGCTGCGCGGCAAGAGCGTCGGCATCAGCCGCGTAGGGAGCGCGTCGGATGTTGCGGCGCGGGTGCTGATCCGAGGTCTAGGCTTGGAGCCGGTTAAAGAGGTGCCGATTCTCCAAGTCGGCGGCGCTTCGGAGCGCGCGGCGGCATTTCGCACCG
Coding sequences within it:
- a CDS encoding extracellular solute-binding protein; the protein is MLSRFAKVLMLLTAGLIPTFGWAQSESIDELYKKALKEGGVLNCYCSLAQINAQIIYPLFEKRFPGIKINHVDATSDKLAARVIAEARGGKVIADVVEFGLEDINKIHEQGLLLDKAPPEAAAYPANLQGSYWAANNLIFFVGAWNTDKVKKDEEPKFFEDFADPRWKGRLIAEPRDYEILIGLTHKHKSFDKAREILTRIAANTVEFHRGHSQLAELLVAGQAAACFTCYSHHFPARKRKGAPVDYMLSEGAAGIIAVSVLKSAPNPNTAWLFSRWAASEEGQRVYSQGGRTPAHPKIEPKENIRPKALYPVGVEDLKQWAKYEKAWKEVFRLR
- a CDS encoding extracellular solute-binding protein, which encodes MKLFSGLLVLAAALSLAGPARAQSLDELHKLALKEGGVLNFYATLAQINAQRILPVFEKRFPGVKINHVDATADKLAARAITEARGGRVIADFFQMALESTLQVIEQKLTVDWLPPEAAAYPAHFKGSNWLAADLVIIIGAWNTGLVSKADEPKVFEDFADPKWKGKLIAEARDVELLIALSRHKFKSDEKGVDYLRRLAANNVEFHKGHSELAEYLTAGQAAACATCYAHHYPPRIKRGAPLGYMLGEGIATITANAIAKDAPHPNTAKLFYRWAASEEGQRAFAEGGRLPPHPKIEPVEKIRPAVLYPIGLEEIKEWRRYEKTWKEIFKLR
- a CDS encoding extracellular solute-binding protein, whose product is MNRSLMVGVLLLLGWFTVAGQGQAQSLDELHKLALKEGGTLNFYATLAQINAEIILPIFEKRFPGIKVNHVDATSDKLVARAVSEARGGKTLGDVFQVPLENIIQLQEQGLILDVALPESSAYPDGLKGAFWTASDLQYFVAAWNTGLVKKEEEPKSFDDFLHARWKGRLIAEPRDLEMLLAFAKYRFKSDEKAIDYWRKIAAHNVEFHKGHSQLAELLVAGQAAACLTCYSHHYPLRMKKGAPVNMMLSEGVASINGTAVFKNAPHPNTALLFARWVASETGQKVMAQGGRNPAHPKVDPIDKTKTDKTYFITVADLKEFPKYEKIWKEIFKLR
- a CDS encoding iron ABC transporter permease; translation: MSTIAIPKTAKERSGFDPALLVPVVGAGVLIYLAVLPLFMLFLGSFQAEVAPREFVYTLKNYQNAYASEHTYSTFVNSLIFATGSSLLTFFLGTMLAWLTERTNTPLSTLFVPIAVVPLILPGVLESIAWIFLLSPKFGYVNVWLMNIFGLSSPPFNVFSLPGMIWVHSVGQVPLAFLMMTAAFKSMDPSLEESAMMSGANTWQTFKRVTLRLLAPTAGSVLLILFVRTLESFETPALIGIPARIYVYTSEIFLAFNEYPPDYGRGGALAVGLLILSAIGVWLYTRATKEGKKFQTVTGKAFRPRQFDLGPWKWVGFAFLMVYFLFVVLLPFLVLFWASFLPFFAKPSWDALSKLSLDNYRYLGTFRPFWQAMQNSILLATLTATVAMVLTSLVAWIVYKSKLRGAWVLDFLAFVPITIPGIVMGMSLILLYVAFPIPIYGTIWVLLIAYVTRFIPYGMRASSGSILQIHSELEEAAAASGASWWETFKRVTLPLLRPGFVAGWIYICIVSFREFSTSVLLATGESRVLSILLFTMFEQGQVTIVAAIGILMIVTLLAVVGIFYKLTGRVGIQT
- a CDS encoding ABC transporter ATP-binding protein → MIEVKSLTKIYEDGSSAGVKAVSEVSFTVEEGRFYTLLGPSGCGKTTTLRCIAGLEKANGGEILVAGQKVYSGENNTYVPAYRRPIGMVFQSYAIWPHLTVFENVAFPLRVGKQKVASAEIKKKVSTALEQVELGGYEERMATQLSGGQQQRLALARALVREPQVLLLDEPLSNLDAKLRERMRFELRELQRRLRITTLYVTHDQIEALSMSNVIAVMNTGVIVQEGAPRDVYMAPKSKFVANFIGSTNQLTGQVKSLENDGRGRVSTDDGELDCGVLQGLKPGNKVVVVVRPESVNLHLKKPANADNVLEAKIGAAMFLGEYLDCTVELGKNVLQTHQRHSLEVRRGDPVWVELPAGECMALPAE
- a CDS encoding ABC transporter substrate-binding protein yields the protein MVKSVIVAVLLACNAGALAQAQERLKIAYSSADSTNVIWYTALEAGFYKKHGLDVELIFIPTSTTTVSSVVAGDIQVANVSGGVVASANVGGANLVLTACYINTLPYELVVHESIKSAEELRGKSVGISRVGSASDVAARVLIRGLGLEPVKEVPILQVGGASERAAAFRTGRIVGFPSPPAIIHLAKGMPHRILISTADFQKRFEFPFICSLTQKSFLTNRRDTIRRVTMSLIEATHFLKTRKEETKKYIAKYARQDNPQFLEAAYNAMIKLHDRVPLVTREGVEVQIKDALSRKPGLTMRFEELADDSLVRELDKSGFIDKVYSQK